The uncultured Trichococcus sp. DNA window CGGCATGGGCCGATTGACGGAAGGTAGCCAAGCTTTGACTGCTGGATTGGCCGCACTGAACACGAGTCTCACGAGTGCTGAACAGCAGTCAAAATTGGCTGCCTTGCAGAGTGGTCTCGACCAAATGAAAAATGGTCTTGAAACGCTCGACAGTCAGCTGCAACAGTCCAATCTATCATCGGATTTGGCGACCGCCCTAGCCCAACTGGACGGCCTATCCGGATTGATTGCCTCTTTCCAAACCGAACTCAATACTATCGCAGCTGCTGCGGACCCTGCCAGCAATACCGCAGCCATCATGGACGCGATTGCCCAAAGCGGCACGGCATTGACCGCTGAACAGGAAGCAGCCATCAACCAAGCCGTCTCGGCACAGCTGGAGAGCATCGCAAACGATCAAGCCGGTTCAATCCAATCAATCGCAGGCGGACTCACAGCCCTGTCCGGATTGACTGGCATTGATGCTTCAGCCATCGCGGAGCAAGTAGCCGCACTCCAGACCAGCGTCAGTAGCCTGTCAACAGGCTATGCCAATCTCTACGGCGGAGCGACAACGCTCGTTTCAAGCTTTGGCCAAATCGGCCAGTCCAGCCAAGCGTTACTGTCCGGTGCCCAATCGTTGCAGACAGCCATCGTAACCGCACAAAGTGGCTCCCAAAAACTGGCGGAAGGCATGTCCCAGCTCACAACCGGATCCGAACAATTGGCTGCGGGCGGACGGAATCTGGCGGAAGGCAACAAACAAGTAAGCGCCGGTCTGCAGACATTGGATGCGCAGACAGGCGTCCTTGCGGCAGGCGCATCGAAACTCCAGGAAGGAACGCAGGCATTGACGGATGGAACCTTGCAGCTGATCGAAAACGGCAGCCTGCTGACCGCTGGAGCCAGCCAACTCGCTGATGGCGCAGGAAAGATCAGTGACGGCTCCAGTCAATTGGCGGATGGTTCAGCGCAACTGAATGCCGGTCTGGTCACTTTACTCAACGGCACCGATGAACTCAGCATCAAACTGCTGGATGGCAGCGCCGCGCTGAACGAAGTCGATACCAACGCAAACACCTACGCGATGATGGCCGAACCAGTCAGCGCGAAGCAGATCGAAACAGCGCCGGTAGCCAACAACGGCACTGGCATGGCTCCTTATATGATGTCCGTTGCACTCTTCGTCGGCGCCATCAGTCTGAACCTGATGTACGACAGCTTCACACCACGGAAATATCCGAAAAACAGCATCAGCTGGTGGGCCAGCAAAATCTCTGTGCTTGCGGCTGTCGGCAGCTGCCAAGCCCTGATCATGGTCGCGCTGCTGGTGAAGGTGAACGGTTTGTCACCGTCATCGATCGAAAAGACACTGTTGGTCACCCTTTTGACTGCGCTCGTCTCGGTATCGATCGTCATGCTCTTCAATCTGCTGTTTGATAAAGTCGGCTCCTTCCTGATGCTGATTTTCCTCATCCTGCAGCTATCGGGATCCGGCGGCACTTATCCGATTCAGCTGTCCAACAGCTTCTTCGAGGCGATCCATCCCTATCTGCCGATGACGTATTCGATCGATGCCTATCGCCAGCTGTTCGGCATCGGCGGCAGCATCTCCACGGACCTGTTCATACTGTTTGGGATCCTGATCGCCTTCAACCTGTTGATTATCCTCTTCTACACGGTCAAACGAAAACAGTTGCGGCTGGAAGACTTCGAGGCCGAGGAAAAATCGGCCACTCTGGAAACCCAAACTGCTTAAAAAGACTCTATGAATGTCAAAACACGCACACCGGTATAGGATGTGCGTGTTTTCTTTTTTCTTTTCTGGATGCTTACAGCACCGCTACCGCTACTATTGCACCTGCTCCGGTGAACAGCGGCTTCGCCGAAGTTCAGCCAATATTCAGTTTGCCTGCTCCGATAAGACGACCTTCGTCGGAGCTGTGGCTGAAAGTTACCGTCGTACTCCGGA harbors:
- a CDS encoding YhgE/Pip domain-containing protein, whose product is MLKQEWQSIFRTKKMLIILFGISLIPSLYTVLFLSSMWDPYGKLTELPVAVVNQDTAVSYNEETLAIGDSLVAGLEESKSLDFDFVSQEEADAGLADGSYYMALTIPEDFSEDATTLLDETPQQMELTYRTSAGRSYIASKLTASAAKEIKDTISAEVTAIYAETVFDQLQTVADGMTTAAEGSAQLSDGTARVKEGNESLSANLKTLADSTLAFRDGAETLTIGLQSYLNGVAQLDAGAKALNDGTAQLTATMPELQTGVSQLNDGAAATATGSESLSNGISSLSTNSLTLSSGMAALNDGMGRLTEGSQALTAGLAALNTSLTSAEQQSKLAALQSGLDQMKNGLETLDSQLQQSNLSSDLATALAQLDGLSGLIASFQTELNTIAAAADPASNTAAIMDAIAQSGTALTAEQEAAINQAVSAQLESIANDQAGSIQSIAGGLTALSGLTGIDASAIAEQVAALQTSVSSLSTGYANLYGGATTLVSSFGQIGQSSQALLSGAQSLQTAIVTAQSGSQKLAEGMSQLTTGSEQLAAGGRNLAEGNKQVSAGLQTLDAQTGVLAAGASKLQEGTQALTDGTLQLIENGSLLTAGASQLADGAGKISDGSSQLADGSAQLNAGLVTLLNGTDELSIKLLDGSAALNEVDTNANTYAMMAEPVSAKQIETAPVANNGTGMAPYMMSVALFVGAISLNLMYDSFTPRKYPKNSISWWASKISVLAAVGSCQALIMVALLVKVNGLSPSSIEKTLLVTLLTALVSVSIVMLFNLLFDKVGSFLMLIFLILQLSGSGGTYPIQLSNSFFEAIHPYLPMTYSIDAYRQLFGIGGSISTDLFILFGILIAFNLLIILFYTVKRKQLRLEDFEAEEKSATLETQTA